Within Cyprinus carpio isolate SPL01 chromosome A7, ASM1834038v1, whole genome shotgun sequence, the genomic segment ATTAGAATGACACAgcctacacaaaatatttttttcacagaaaataaaatacatgataaaattacttaaactgatAAAAAGATATGCTACATGAAAATAAGTGCTAAACTATCAATCCTTCATGAATGCacacattttatttgttctttaaaaTGTACGTTCAAGTACAttatatgtattttgtaaaaagactataacttttttacaaatatgtGTATTATATCCTATTGTAACACATGAAAAGTATGATTTCATGAATCAGAGGGATGTGTGagtttacacatttaaataccAATGTCTTTTGTAACATGTATGGCTTTCAATCTTCTATGGAATAAAAAAGGATAGAATTAAAGTTAATAGTGACCAATGGTTGTCATGTgcaatttttcaaacatttttgaaaaaacatttaatataaggcTATCAAATGGTGTCAGAACAtgtggaatatagtgcatgaatTGTCTGTTTTTATGAGGCATTACTgatgcttttatggtgctttttagaGATCGATAAGTCCTAGTTCCTAGCACATTCTTTGTGAAGAGAGCATCAATCTCTGATATTGATGTATTCTGCTAACCATATTTTGTATTCCAAAGAAGACAGAAAATTATATAGGTTTGAAACTACATGAGTATAAAttaatgatgacataatttttggtGAACTCTCTATTTATCTCTCTCTTATCTCTTTCCCTCTTTATGTTCTCTCTCCCAGATAAATCCTTCCCACTATAGCTGGCTGAGTGCCGTTTGCGTGGAATCTCACGTGTGATTCTGCCAAACAACCCCGAGTGGACCTCTCATTCTGGCTGCATTGCTGCTGGAGAGTCCCTGGCAGGCTCTGCTGGGGATGCTCGGCCTTTTGACCTTCACAGCTGTCCTGGGTCAGGAGTCAGGACTGGTGAGGAATTACACCCCCACATATGCACAAAAGTACATATGCATAGACCAAAACATGCACAAGTAAATGTATACTCAGGCATCCAAGCATGAACAAAAAACATGCTtatagcaaaaacaaacaaacaaacaaaaaatgtgttatGTATATTACTTATAACAGAATGCACAAAAACAACAAGGTGCAAACCTACAAAAACAAACCTCGGGGACACAAACTGCTTTCACAGGTGCAGTCTTGACAAGAAGCGGTGTGACAATTGTCTGTTGGCAACTGATGATGAGatgattttaacaatttaaacaagaaaatatattttatacaatccATTTAATCTTattgcatacacaaacacacaaacatacaataagaAAACATtgtcattcacacagaaaacacatataCAGTAGCTGTATCTGCATCTAAGTTTGCATCTAAGAATACAACTGGTGTGGAGAAAAGCACATTTTATCTAAGCACAAGACAGACATGGATAGAAGAGAAGCTCATGCTGATTCCAATCTCACATGTGATCCTGTCTGCAGTGAGGAGGTCTCCAGTGGCCTTCACAGTTTTAATGGAATGCTGGTGGCTCTGCTGATGGGACTGTTGAGCTCTGCTGGAGCTCTgcctgtgtgtctctgtgaagCTGCAATGTAAGATACACACAAGCCAATTAACTGATATCAAACACATTATGCTGTCATTTTCTGtcacattcacaaaaacacacacaaaataattgcTGACACACTCAAATCCAAACAAACTTTTTCTCACCTGTCGTAGAGATTTTCTTTACAGCAGTTTGGCTTCATTTTGGGCCACTGGGATTTACCAGTGAGCGTCTTGCCCTTTAATACAGTCATCCTACTGTATCTGGTCTGTACTGG encodes:
- the LOC122145774 gene encoding urea transporter 2-like, which translates into the protein MDRREAHADSNLTCDPVCSEEVSSGLHSFNGMLVALLMGLLSSAGALPVCLCEAAIFSLQQFGFILGHWDLPVSVLPFNTVILLYLVCTGTSNPYFPNYPAQPPGAPESTNHTQLHVLRR